TCGTTTTATATTTGGAAAATTTTTTAGCAAAATTAAAAATGGAAATTGTTTTGTTTTTTTAGAATTTTAGTATAATTACGGTAGACCCGCTTTAGCGGAAATTTTTTATGGAGGTATTTTAGAAGTGGAAAGAAAAACAGGAAGAGTTAAATGGTTTAACTCTCAGAAAGGCTTTGGGTTTATTGTCCCTGATGATGGTGGAAAGGACCTTTTTGTGCACTTTTCGGCAATCCAGAATTCTGGTTACAAAACTTTGAAGGAAGGCCAAAAAGTTGAGTATGAAATCGAACAAACCAATAAAGGTGATAAAGCTGTAAATGTAAAAGTGATTGGGTAGAGAACAATCTTAATTTGATAAGCCCCACATTTGTGGGGCTTATATTTTTTTATGCTTATTTACTTTCTTAATTTTGTAAATTGTAAACCGAGGTATATAATTATATCTTGTGAAAACATTAGTAGTTGCAGAAAAACCATCTGTTGCAAAAGACATTGCAAATGCCTTAGGAAAGTTTGATAACCAAAAAGATTTCCTAGAAAATGAAAAGTATGTAATTACATGGTCTTTGGGTCATATCTGCGAACTCTACGAACCAGAGGATTACAATAAAAAACTTAGCTTTTGGACCTTGCGAGATCTTCCAATAATTCCAGAGGAATTCAAGTTTAAAGTAAGTAAAGAAAATAAAGAAAGGTTTAACGCTATTAAGAAGTTAATGCTTCGAAAAGATGTTGATACAATCGTCAATGCTTGTGATGCAGGACGTGAAGGTGAACTTATATTTAGAGAGATCCTTCTTCTTGTAAATCCAAAAGGTAAATCATTAAAACGCTTGTGGCTTTCTGCGATGACCAAAGAAGAGATCGTAAAAGAATTTAAAAATCTTAGAGATGAGAGTGAGTTTGATGATCTCGGGAAGGCATCCTTTGCAAGAGAAGAGGCAGATTGGCTTGTCGGTATAAATGCAACTCGTTCATTTACAAGACGCTGGGGTGAACTTTTATCGCTTGGAAGAGTCCAAACTCCAACCTTGAACATTATTGTTTCAAGAGAAAAGCAGATTAAGAGTTTTAAACCTACAACTTACTACGAATTAGAAGCCAATTTTAAAAAAGATGATTTTTCATACAAAGGTGTCTACACTGAAAATGGAGAAACTCGTCAATTTGACAAGTCAAATCTTGAGAAAATAAAAAAAGAAATTGATGGGTTAAATGGTGTAATAGAAAAACTTGCAGAAAAAGATGAGTTTACTTCCCCACCACTTTTATACGATCTTACAGAATTGCAAAGAGATGCAAATAGGCTCTTTGGTTATTCTGCTAAGAGAACTCTTGATATAGCTCAGACTCTTTACGAAAAAAGAAAACTAATTACTTATCCAAGAACCGATTCAAGGTATTTACCTTCAACGCTTAAAGAGCGTGTCGTTGAAATTATTAAATCAATAAAATTTGAACCTTATAATGTGTTTGCTTATGAGATTCTTAAAAATGGGATAAAGTTTACAGAGCGTATCATAAACGATAAAGGCGTTACAGACCACTATGCGATAATTCCCACAGGTGATTTTAGAGAGTTTGATAAACTTACCGAACAGGAATTTAAAATATTTGATTTAGTTATGAAAAGATTTATTGCCGTGTTTTTTGGAAGATCCAAAACAAAGAAATTTGAAGTTTTAACGAGTGTAAAAAACTATACATTCACCTCAAGCCTAAGTTTTCTTGTAGACCCTGGCTGGATGAAGGTATATGGAAAAGATGCTACTATGCCCATTACCTTGAAAGAAAAAATGGATGTAATGTTAGAGAAGGCAGAAGTTTTAGAAAAAGAGACACAACCGCCTCAGCGATTTACTGATGCAACTCTTCTTTCCCAAATGGAACATGCAAACAAACTTATAACTGAAGAGGACCTAAAAGAAACTTTAAAAGGAAAAGGTATAGGGACCCCTGCAACACGAGCCCAGATTATTGAGAGACTCATCGAGGTGGGGTATGTTGAAAGAGAAAAGAATAATTTATTGCCAACAGAAAAAGGAATAAGGCTCATTGATCTTGTTTCATACGTAGGAGTAGAAGTTTTACTTTCTCCATCTCTTACAGCCGAGTGGGAATATAAGCTTCTTGAGATTGAAAAAGGCAAATATGATGCAACTACTTTTATTGATGGAATAAAAAAGCTAACCAACGAGATTATAGATAAGGTAAAAACTTACAGCGGTGATTTTCACGTAAAAATAGGTTCAAAAGACCCTGTGGGTATTTGTCCTAAGTGCGGAGGTAATGTATACGAAACGGTTAGAGGTTTTACCTGTGAGAATGTAGAGAAAGGCACTTGTGATTTTATTATCTGGAAGAAACTTAAAAACAAGAAAATCACAAGAGAAATGGCTGAAAAACTTTTAAAAGGCGAAAAAGTTAGAATAAAAAGAATTTTATCAAATAACAAAACATACTTTGATGCGGATATAGCACTTGATAAAGAGCATAAAGTAAGTTTTGTTTTTGAACCCCCTGTTGAAGAAAAAACTATAAATGAGGAATCTCTTGGTAAATGTCCTGTGTGTGGTAGTGATGTAGTTGAAAAAGAAAGTGTTTATGCATGTGTTAACTACCCTAAAAGTTGTAATTTTAGGATTAAAAAGGTAATGGGTGGAAGAGAACTTTCAAGAGAAGATGTTAAGACCTTACTTAAGGATAAAAAAACTCCAGTTTATAATGACTTTATATCCTCGAAAGGTAAAAAATTCTCGGCAAGTTTAAATATAGAGAAAGGCAGTGTCAAATTCGAATTTGAAAACAATGGGAAAAATCGTTCTTATAGGCGGAAGTCAAAGTAATATTGGCAAAACAACTTTAATTAGGTTGATTTTAAAGCAAAATCCCCAGATGTTTGTTGCCTTAAAAATTACTAATAATGAAAGGCACGGTGTTGGATTTACCGAGGAAACCCGTGCCACTTCCATACCTAACAAGGACACCTATTTTTTCCTTGAGCATGCAAAGAAAGTATTTTGGGCAAGAGGTAGTTTTGAGTATCTTAAAAAGGCGATTCCTAAATATATTGAGACAATTACTGATCCTATTGTTGTAGAAGGGAATGTATTTTTTGATATAGTAAAACCAGATTTATTTTTCTTTGTAGAAAGAGATGGTCTTGAAATTAAAGAATCTGCAAAAAAGTATAAGGATCTTGCTAATTATATTGTATTAAACGGAAATTATTCCTTTAAAGTTGAAAATAGCGTGATTTATGCTGATTTATATAAGTTGCTTTTAACCGAAGACAAAGAATTTTCAAAATTTATTATTACTAAAATAAGAGAAGTTATTTTAACGTAGAGTTTAAATTTTAAATGAGTTTGGATATCAGTGGTGAGGGAAAATACTTAGGAATAAATGCTGGTGTAACTCTGAGGCGAAATCCACTTGGTCATTCTGCACTCTTTTCTTTAAAGAAGTTAAGCAGAGCATTAGCGACCGAAGAATCTCATCCTTTTATGGTTTTTATTATTCGGGGGATTTTTGAGGGGTGTTGTTTACACCTTTAACTTAAGGAAGATCTCATCTCTTGACGCGAGGAGGGTAAAAACATCTCTCTCAACTCCCCGATTATACATAGAATTGCGAAGTCTAAGAAATAAAAAAAATTGTTAAAGGAGGTATCAAAAATGAGAACATTAGTAGTTTATTATTCAAGGACAGGAAAAACAGAGTTGATTGCGAAGGAAATTGCAAAAGTTTTAAGCGGAGACATAATAACAATTGAAGAAGTTAAACATAGAAAGGGCTTTTTCGGTTTTGTTACTGCTGGTTATGATGCAATAAAAGAGAAATGTAGTGAAATAAAAATAACTGACTTTAAGAAACAGACCATCTTGGCTAATTTAGAAAGAACTGCTTTAGATAATTATGACTTGATATTTGTAGGAACGCCTGTTTGGGCAGGGAAACCAACACCAGCAATTAATACATTTATCTCAACGGTAGATTTCAGGGATAAAAAAGTTGTTGCATTTGTTACAATGGCTATGAAAAGTGGAGAAGACGTTGTTAAAATATTAACCCATAGGATAAATTCAAAAGGAGGAGTTGTCGTTAATTCATTTGTAATTAAAACAGGCAAAGTAGAAGATAAAGTACTTATTGAAAAGGCGCAAGAAATTGGAAGACAATATAAAAATTAAATTTTAGTTTATCTTTTTTACCTTTGTCTAATAGTATAAGACAATTTTATTTTGTTTTGCATAATTTAATTTAGATTTTAGCTAAGACAATTTGTTTTCTAATTGATTTTTTTATTAAAGTAATTATAATGCCTATAACTAAAATGTAAAGGTGCAAAATCGTTAAACAAGGAGGAAATGAATGGAAAATTCTGCAAAGATTAGCAGAAACTCTTTTTTAACTTCTGCCATAATTATTTTTTCTATCATGATGATTGCAGGCATTCTAACTATTTTATTACCCTCTGGAGAATACGAAAGAGCATTTATAGATGGAAGGACAGTTATTATAGAAGGCTCTTACCATATTATAGAAAAGCCATATTATCCTTTCTTTAGATGGCTTACCGCCCCTATTGAAGTATTGTGGAGTCCTGATGCGGTACTTGTAATTACAATAATTCTGTTTATATTAGTAGTTT
This Caldisericaceae bacterium DNA region includes the following protein-coding sequences:
- a CDS encoding cold-shock protein; the protein is MERKTGRVKWFNSQKGFGFIVPDDGGKDLFVHFSAIQNSGYKTLKEGQKVEYEIEQTNKGDKAVNVKVIG
- a CDS encoding DNA topoisomerase 3, with amino-acid sequence MKTLVVAEKPSVAKDIANALGKFDNQKDFLENEKYVITWSLGHICELYEPEDYNKKLSFWTLRDLPIIPEEFKFKVSKENKERFNAIKKLMLRKDVDTIVNACDAGREGELIFREILLLVNPKGKSLKRLWLSAMTKEEIVKEFKNLRDESEFDDLGKASFAREEADWLVGINATRSFTRRWGELLSLGRVQTPTLNIIVSREKQIKSFKPTTYYELEANFKKDDFSYKGVYTENGETRQFDKSNLEKIKKEIDGLNGVIEKLAEKDEFTSPPLLYDLTELQRDANRLFGYSAKRTLDIAQTLYEKRKLITYPRTDSRYLPSTLKERVVEIIKSIKFEPYNVFAYEILKNGIKFTERIINDKGVTDHYAIIPTGDFREFDKLTEQEFKIFDLVMKRFIAVFFGRSKTKKFEVLTSVKNYTFTSSLSFLVDPGWMKVYGKDATMPITLKEKMDVMLEKAEVLEKETQPPQRFTDATLLSQMEHANKLITEEDLKETLKGKGIGTPATRAQIIERLIEVGYVEREKNNLLPTEKGIRLIDLVSYVGVEVLLSPSLTAEWEYKLLEIEKGKYDATTFIDGIKKLTNEIIDKVKTYSGDFHVKIGSKDPVGICPKCGGNVYETVRGFTCENVEKGTCDFIIWKKLKNKKITREMAEKLLKGEKVRIKRILSNNKTYFDADIALDKEHKVSFVFEPPVEEKTINEESLGKCPVCGSDVVEKESVYACVNYPKSCNFRIKKVMGGRELSREDVKTLLKDKKTPVYNDFISSKGKKFSASLNIEKGSVKFEFENNGKNRSYRRKSK